The Pseudomonas sp. DG56-2 genome contains a region encoding:
- a CDS encoding efflux RND transporter permease subunit, producing MNLSAPFIRRPVATMLLSLAIMLLGGVSFGLLPVAPLPQIEFPVIVVQANLPGASPEVMAATVATPLERSMGAISGVTTLTSNSSQGATRVILGFDQGRDIDAAAREVQAAINASRNLLPSGMRSMPTYKKYNPSQAPIMVLALTSNVLQKGQLYDLASTILSQSLSQVPGVGEVQIGGSSLPAVRVELEPHLLNQYGVALDEVRETIANANQRRPKGFIEDGQRSWQVQANDQLEKAKDYEPLVIRYQDGAVLRLGHVAKVTDAVENRYNSGFFNDQDAVLLVINRQTGANIIETVNKIKEQLPVLESLMPASVKLDVAMDRSPVIKATLSEAEHTLIIAVVLVILVVFLFLGNLRASLIPTLAVPVSLVGTFAAMYLFGFSLNNMSLMALILATGLVVDDAIVVLENISRHIDDGVPPMRAAYLGSKEVGFTLLSMNLSLVVVFVSILFMGGIVGSLFREFSITLAVAIIVSLVVSLTLTPMLCARWLKPQAHEGQTRLQRWSEQIHQRMMASYGRSLDWVLRHRRLTLFSLLVTIAVNIALYVVVPKTFLPQQDTGQLMGFVRGDDGLSFQVMQPKMEIYRQALLKDPAVESVAGFIGGNSGTNNAMVLVRLKPISERKVSAQKIIERMRKEMPKVPGGRLFLMADQDLQFGGGRDQSSSQFLYTLQSSELSALREWYPKVVAAFKALPELTAIDAREGGGTQQITLIVDREQAKRLGIDMNMVTSVLNNAYSQRQISTIYDSLNQYQVVMEINPKYAQDPRSLEQVQVITADGARVPLATFAHYENSLADDRVSHEGQFAADSINFDIAEGYSQDQAMAAVERAVAKVGLPEDVIAKVGGTGDAFAESQKGQPFMILGALLAVYLVLGILYESYIHPLTILSTLPSAGVGALLTLYVVGSEFSLISLLGLFLLIGVVKKNAIMMIDLALQLERHEHLSPEQSIRRACLLRLRPILMTTVAAILGALPLLLSHAEGSEMRQPLGLTIIGGLVFSQVLTLYTTPVVYLYLDRLRHRFNHWRGVRTDAALETPL from the coding sequence ATGAACCTGTCGGCCCCCTTTATTCGCCGCCCGGTGGCGACCATGTTGCTGAGCCTGGCGATCATGTTGCTCGGTGGTGTCAGTTTCGGCCTCTTGCCGGTGGCGCCACTGCCGCAGATCGAGTTTCCAGTGATTGTGGTGCAGGCCAATCTGCCTGGTGCCAGCCCCGAGGTCATGGCTGCCACGGTGGCTACGCCGTTGGAGCGCTCCATGGGTGCTATCTCCGGGGTTACCACGCTGACCAGCAATTCCAGTCAGGGTGCGACCCGGGTGATTCTGGGTTTTGACCAGGGGCGCGATATCGATGCGGCTGCCCGGGAAGTGCAGGCGGCCATCAACGCGTCACGCAATCTGTTGCCCAGCGGTATGCGCAGCATGCCGACCTACAAGAAGTACAACCCTTCCCAGGCGCCAATTATGGTGCTCGCGCTGACCTCCAACGTGCTGCAGAAGGGCCAGCTCTATGACCTGGCCTCGACCATCCTGTCCCAGAGCCTGTCCCAGGTTCCGGGGGTAGGGGAGGTGCAGATTGGTGGTAGTTCGTTGCCAGCAGTACGGGTGGAGCTTGAGCCACACTTGCTCAATCAGTACGGCGTTGCCCTGGATGAGGTGCGCGAGACGATCGCCAACGCCAACCAGCGTCGGCCCAAGGGCTTTATCGAAGATGGCCAGCGCAGTTGGCAGGTGCAAGCCAACGACCAGTTGGAGAAAGCCAAGGACTACGAGCCGCTGGTGATTCGTTACCAGGACGGTGCGGTGCTGCGCCTTGGACATGTAGCCAAGGTTACCGATGCAGTGGAGAACCGCTACAACAGTGGTTTCTTCAATGATCAGGATGCCGTGCTACTGGTGATCAACCGCCAGACTGGCGCCAACATCATCGAAACCGTGAACAAGATCAAGGAGCAACTGCCGGTACTGGAGTCGCTGATGCCTGCCAGTGTGAAGCTGGATGTGGCAATGGACCGTTCACCGGTCATCAAGGCAACCCTGAGTGAAGCCGAGCACACCCTGATCATTGCGGTGGTGTTGGTGATTCTGGTGGTGTTTCTGTTCCTGGGTAACCTGCGCGCCTCGTTGATTCCGACCTTGGCCGTGCCGGTGTCGCTGGTCGGCACGTTTGCGGCGATGTATCTGTTCGGATTTTCGCTGAACAATATGTCGCTGATGGCCTTGATTCTTGCCACCGGCCTTGTGGTGGACGATGCCATTGTGGTGCTGGAAAACATCTCGCGGCATATCGACGACGGCGTCCCGCCCATGCGCGCCGCCTATCTGGGGTCCAAGGAAGTCGGTTTCACCCTGCTGTCGATGAACCTGTCGTTGGTGGTGGTGTTTGTGTCGATCCTGTTCATGGGCGGCATTGTCGGCTCGTTGTTCCGGGAGTTTTCCATCACCCTGGCGGTGGCGATCATTGTTTCGCTGGTGGTTTCCCTGACCCTGACGCCGATGCTCTGTGCTCGTTGGCTCAAGCCCCAGGCGCACGAGGGGCAGACGCGCCTGCAGCGCTGGAGCGAGCAGATTCATCAACGTATGATGGCAAGTTACGGGCGCAGCCTTGACTGGGTGCTGCGTCACCGCCGCCTGACGCTGTTCAGCCTGCTGGTCACCATTGCGGTGAATATCGCCTTGTACGTGGTGGTACCGAAGACCTTCCTGCCGCAACAGGATACTGGCCAATTGATGGGCTTTGTTCGCGGCGATGATGGTCTGTCGTTCCAGGTTATGCAGCCGAAAATGGAAATCTACCGCCAGGCATTGCTCAAGGATCCTGCTGTGGAGAGCGTTGCCGGCTTTATTGGCGGCAACAGCGGCACCAACAATGCCATGGTCCTGGTGCGCCTCAAGCCGATCAGCGAACGCAAGGTGTCGGCGCAGAAAATCATCGAGCGGATGCGCAAGGAAATGCCGAAAGTGCCGGGCGGGCGCTTGTTCCTCATGGCCGACCAGGACCTGCAGTTCGGCGGTGGCCGCGATCAGAGTTCCTCGCAGTTTCTCTATACCCTGCAGAGCAGCGAGCTGTCAGCCTTGCGTGAGTGGTATCCGAAAGTAGTGGCGGCCTTCAAGGCTTTGCCAGAGCTGACCGCCATCGACGCACGAGAAGGCGGAGGCACTCAACAGATAACCCTGATCGTCGACCGTGAACAGGCCAAACGTCTGGGCATCGACATGAACATGGTTACCTCGGTGCTCAACAACGCCTACAGCCAGCGGCAGATCTCGACTATCTATGACAGCCTTAACCAGTACCAGGTGGTGATGGAGATCAACCCCAAGTACGCCCAGGATCCCCGCAGCCTGGAGCAAGTACAGGTGATCACGGCTGACGGCGCCCGGGTGCCACTGGCAACCTTCGCCCATTACGAGAACAGCTTGGCCGACGATCGTGTCAGCCACGAAGGCCAGTTTGCCGCCGACAGCATCAACTTCGACATCGCCGAAGGCTACAGCCAGGATCAGGCTATGGCTGCTGTCGAGAGAGCTGTGGCCAAGGTTGGTTTGCCCGAAGATGTGATTGCCAAGGTTGGGGGTACCGGTGATGCCTTTGCCGAAAGTCAGAAAGGGCAGCCTTTCATGATTCTCGGTGCGTTGCTGGCGGTGTATCTGGTGCTGGGAATTCTCTATGAAAGCTACATCCACCCGCTGACGATTTTGTCCACCTTGCCGTCGGCCGGGGTAGGGGCCTTGCTTACCCTGTATGTGGTGGGCAGCGAGTTCAGTCTGATCTCGCTGCTGGGCCTGTTCCTGTTGATTGGCGTGGTGAAGAAGAACGCCATCATGATGATCGACCTGGCCTTGCAACTGGAGCGCCATGAACACTTGAGCCCGGAGCAGTCCATTCGCCGCGCTTGCCTGCTGCGCCTGCGGCCCATCCTGATGACCACCGTGGCCGCGATCCTCGGCGCCTTGCCGCTGTTGCTCAGTCATGCCGAAGGTTCGGAAATGCGCCAGCCGTTGGGACTGACCATTATTGGCGGCCTGGTCTTCAGCCAGGTGCTTACGCTTTACACCACCCCGGTGGTTTACCTCTATCTGGACCGCTTGCGCCATCGATTCAACCACTGGCGTGGCGTGCGCACCGATGCTGCTTTGGAAACTCCGCTATGA
- a CDS encoding efflux transporter outer membrane subunit, with translation MTRRPLLSNRPLQLLLGARGSRLLASGLCLAMLSACTLSPDYHRPEAAAPMAFKHAKGWTQANPSDALARGAWWELYGDAQLNGLVEQLNAANQTVAQYEAQYRQAQALVRSSRGALFPSLDLKAGKTRSSQGTGSSSSSLSNNSSGIRDTYSTTLGVSWEADLWGKLRDGLAANQASAQASLADMAAIRLSLQSELVQNYLQLRVMDEQKRLLEATVQAYQRSLTMTENQYRAGVSGKDAVAQAQTQLKSTQADLIDLVWQRAQLENAIAVLLGKAPADFALADSKDIPALPQVPVALPSQLLERRPDIASAERKVMSANASIGVARAAYFPDLTLSMSGGYSSSSFSDWISLPNRFWSVGPQLAMTLFDGGQRSAEVDRTEAVYDQTVAQYRQSVLDGFKEVENYLVQLDVYEDEAIVRGEALDAARESLRLTSNQYKAGLIAYLDVVNVQTTALSNERSVLTLLQGRLVASVQLIAALGGGWDAQAALAE, from the coding sequence ATGACTCGACGTCCGCTTCTCTCCAACCGTCCCCTGCAGTTGCTTCTCGGTGCCCGTGGCTCGCGTCTGCTGGCCTCTGGCTTGTGCCTGGCGATGCTTAGCGCCTGCACCCTGAGCCCGGACTATCACCGCCCCGAAGCCGCTGCACCGATGGCGTTCAAGCATGCAAAGGGCTGGACCCAGGCCAATCCTTCTGATGCGCTCGCGCGCGGCGCCTGGTGGGAGCTGTATGGCGACGCCCAGCTCAACGGCCTGGTCGAGCAGCTCAATGCCGCCAACCAGACTGTAGCCCAGTACGAAGCCCAGTACCGCCAGGCTCAGGCACTGGTGCGCAGCTCGCGCGGCGCGTTGTTTCCAAGCCTCGATCTGAAGGCCGGCAAGACCCGCTCAAGTCAGGGTACGGGCAGCTCCAGTTCCAGCTTGAGCAATAACAGCAGTGGCATCCGCGACACCTACAGCACCACTTTGGGCGTCAGTTGGGAAGCGGACTTGTGGGGCAAATTGCGTGACGGCCTGGCCGCTAACCAAGCCAGTGCCCAGGCAAGTCTGGCAGACATGGCCGCGATTCGTCTGAGCCTACAGTCGGAGCTGGTGCAGAACTACCTGCAACTGCGGGTGATGGATGAACAGAAGCGCCTGCTTGAGGCTACCGTCCAGGCCTATCAGCGCTCGCTGACCATGACCGAGAATCAATACCGCGCCGGTGTGTCGGGCAAGGATGCAGTGGCCCAGGCACAAACCCAGCTCAAAAGTACTCAGGCCGACCTGATCGATCTGGTCTGGCAGCGTGCCCAGCTGGAAAATGCCATCGCCGTATTGTTGGGCAAGGCGCCCGCAGACTTTGCCCTGGCAGACAGCAAGGATATTCCGGCGCTACCGCAGGTGCCGGTGGCATTGCCCTCGCAATTGCTTGAGCGTCGTCCGGACATCGCGTCGGCGGAGCGCAAGGTGATGTCCGCCAATGCCAGTATCGGCGTCGCCAGGGCTGCGTATTTCCCCGATCTGACCCTGAGCATGAGCGGTGGCTACAGCAGCAGTAGCTTTAGCGACTGGATTAGCCTGCCTAACCGTTTCTGGTCGGTGGGCCCACAGTTGGCGATGACACTGTTCGATGGCGGTCAGCGTTCTGCCGAGGTCGACCGTACCGAAGCGGTCTACGACCAGACCGTGGCCCAGTATCGTCAGTCTGTGCTCGATGGCTTCAAGGAAGTGGAAAATTACCTGGTACAGCTCGATGTCTATGAAGACGAAGCGATCGTGCGCGGCGAGGCCCTCGATGCCGCGCGCGAGTCGCTGCGACTGACGAGCAATCAATACAAGGCCGGGCTGATTGCCTACCTGGACGTGGTCAATGTGCAGACCACGGCGCTGAGCAACGAACGTAGTGTGCTGACGCTGTTGCAGGGCCGGCTGGTAGCCAGTGTACAGCTCATCGCGGCGCTCGGGGGTGGCTGGGATGCTCAGGCCGCGCTTGCTGAGTGA
- a CDS encoding bifunctional diguanylate cyclase/phosphodiesterase, whose protein sequence is MLIGSYSSSLVLISLCVAILASYTALDLTGRIATAKGRAVYLWIGGGAFAMGFGIWSMHFIGMLAFSLPVALGYDLTLTLLSLLIAGLSSGFALWLVSQPTLPWSQLGLGALIMGAGISSMHYTGMAALLMQPGIDYDPALFALSLLIAVGASAAALWIAFRLRHQTLYVRQFRGAAAVVMGLAIVGMHYTGMAAANFADGSFCGALGAGLSGNGLDYLVLITTLAVLAVALLTSVLDARLEARTAELARSLTRANQELTQLALHDTLTGLPNRTLLADRIELAISKVSEQGGCFALMFIDLDGFKPVNDAFGHHTGDLLLKEVALRLRGHLHSQDTLARIGGDEFVLLVDLQEPDDAMGVASKQVNLISRSFRVAEQNLQISASIGIVLYPGNGVDQHELLRNADAAMYHAKSAGKNGYSFFDVSMNSNARLQLQLLQDLRLALEHKQFRLFYQPKFDAQACQPIGAEALLRWEHPEQGLMLPDRFIALAEKTGLIIPIGEWVLDEACRQMREWIDQGYVDWRIAVNLSAIQFCHTGLVDSVANVLARHQLPANSLTLEITETTAMHDADASMAVLQKLADMGVDLSIDDFGTGYSSLMYLKRLPANELKIDRGFVRDLEQDSDDAAIVSAIVALGQALGLRIVAEGVETDRQQNFLTRLGCDSLQGYLLGQPLPPERFIADIERAGHALASH, encoded by the coding sequence ATGCTGATCGGTAGTTACTCTTCTTCGCTGGTGTTGATTTCGCTTTGCGTTGCCATTCTTGCCTCCTATACAGCACTCGATTTGACCGGACGCATTGCCACTGCCAAGGGGCGAGCGGTGTACTTGTGGATCGGGGGCGGTGCGTTTGCGATGGGCTTCGGTATCTGGTCCATGCATTTTATCGGCATGCTCGCCTTCAGCCTGCCGGTTGCACTGGGCTACGATCTGACCCTGACCTTGCTCTCGCTGTTGATCGCCGGACTGTCTTCGGGCTTTGCCCTGTGGCTGGTCAGCCAACCGACCTTACCGTGGTCGCAGCTCGGCCTGGGAGCCCTGATAATGGGCGCCGGTATCAGCAGCATGCATTACACCGGCATGGCCGCGCTGCTGATGCAGCCTGGCATCGACTACGACCCGGCACTGTTCGCGCTGTCCTTGTTGATCGCGGTAGGGGCTTCGGCGGCGGCGTTGTGGATTGCCTTTCGGCTGCGTCATCAAACCTTGTACGTCCGCCAGTTCCGTGGCGCTGCTGCAGTGGTCATGGGGTTGGCCATCGTCGGCATGCATTACACCGGCATGGCTGCGGCAAACTTTGCCGATGGCAGTTTCTGTGGCGCATTGGGCGCCGGCCTCAGTGGCAATGGTCTGGATTACCTGGTGCTGATCACCACCCTGGCAGTGCTGGCTGTGGCTTTGCTGACCTCTGTGCTCGATGCTCGCCTTGAGGCGCGAACCGCGGAACTGGCGCGCTCCTTGACTCGGGCCAACCAGGAGCTGACCCAGCTCGCTCTGCACGATACCCTGACCGGCTTGCCCAATCGCACCTTGCTGGCCGACCGCATCGAGCTGGCAATCAGCAAGGTCAGCGAGCAAGGAGGGTGCTTTGCCCTGATGTTCATTGACCTGGATGGTTTCAAGCCGGTCAACGACGCCTTTGGCCACCACACAGGTGACTTGCTACTCAAGGAAGTTGCCTTGCGCCTACGCGGCCATTTGCACAGCCAGGATACCTTGGCACGCATCGGCGGCGACGAATTCGTCTTGCTCGTGGATCTGCAGGAGCCTGACGACGCCATGGGTGTTGCCTCCAAGCAGGTCAACCTGATCTCCCGTAGCTTCCGTGTTGCCGAGCAGAATCTGCAGATTTCCGCGAGTATCGGCATCGTTCTCTACCCCGGCAACGGCGTCGATCAGCATGAGTTGCTGCGCAACGCCGATGCGGCGATGTATCACGCCAAAAGCGCGGGCAAAAATGGCTACAGCTTCTTTGACGTATCGATGAACAGCAATGCACGTCTGCAACTGCAACTGCTCCAGGATTTGCGCTTGGCCCTGGAGCACAAGCAGTTCCGCCTGTTCTATCAGCCCAAGTTCGATGCCCAGGCTTGCCAACCGATTGGAGCCGAGGCGCTGCTGCGCTGGGAACACCCGGAGCAGGGCCTGATGCTGCCTGATCGCTTTATCGCGCTGGCAGAGAAGACTGGCCTGATCATTCCGATCGGTGAATGGGTGCTTGATGAAGCCTGTCGCCAGATGCGCGAGTGGATTGACCAGGGCTACGTAGACTGGCGCATCGCCGTGAACCTCTCGGCGATCCAGTTCTGTCATACCGGCTTGGTCGACAGTGTCGCCAACGTGCTCGCACGTCACCAATTGCCAGCCAACAGCCTGACCCTGGAAATCACCGAAACCACTGCCATGCACGATGCCGATGCAAGCATGGCGGTGTTGCAGAAGCTTGCGGACATGGGTGTGGATTTATCCATCGATGACTTTGGTACCGGCTACTCGAGCTTGATGTACCTCAAGCGCTTGCCCGCCAATGAGTTGAAGATTGATCGCGGCTTTGTCCGTGATCTGGAACAAGATAGCGATGACGCCGCGATCGTCTCGGCAATCGTGGCGTTGGGACAAGCCCTGGGGTTGAGGATTGTCGCCGAAGGCGTAGAAACCGATCGCCAACAGAACTTCCTTACCCGCCTTGGCTGCGATTCGTTACAGGGTTACCTGCTTGGCCAGCCGCTTCCTCCCGAGCGTTTCATTGCCGACATCGAACGTGCTGGCCATGCATTGGCTAGCCACTGA
- a CDS encoding DUF1652 domain-containing protein yields the protein MNKLTFPNACQVMRWYFHPLGFEASMDAPRSMVARLFDRATGETLLAIAGIPCATLMAAADVERIIEAVEAEMDAFEPSCNLRATG from the coding sequence ATGAACAAACTGACGTTTCCAAACGCCTGTCAGGTGATGCGCTGGTATTTTCATCCACTGGGCTTCGAAGCCAGTATGGATGCACCGCGCAGCATGGTCGCCCGCCTGTTTGACCGGGCTACGGGCGAAACCTTGCTGGCCATTGCCGGTATTCCCTGCGCCACACTGATGGCGGCCGCCGATGTCGAGCGCATCATCGAGGCGGTCGAAGCCGAGATGGACGCCTTCGAACCTTCTTGCAACCTGCGGGCTACTGGCTGA
- a CDS encoding pyridoxal phosphate-dependent aminotransferase: protein MRYSTLTHRIAGDGAAAWNIHYRAVELQAQGREIFLLSIGDPDFDTPLPIVQAAVDSLRAGNTHYSDVRGSLGLRQAIARWQMRHSGQSVDPLDVVVLAGAQCALYGVAQCLFDAGDEVIVAEPMYVTYEAVFGACAAKIVPVPVRPEQGFRVDPADIAVRVTPRTRALLLNSPHNPSGASLPPSTWAHLSRLCREHDLWLISDEVYSELLYEGEHFSPASLPGMAERCVTINSLSKSHAMTGWRVGWAIGPRMLCEHLSNLALCMLYGLPDFILDAAQVALEQEWPQIAQMRDTYRERRDRVCACLANCPGIQVHKPDGGMFVMIDIRATGVCAQVFAEHLLQEHGVAVLAGDAFGPSAAGHVRIGLVLDSERLALACHRIAQCAAQLLEAQPSVDQRRCHVDGETQNGGVEDKRHQ from the coding sequence ATGCGTTATTCAACGCTCACCCATCGCATTGCTGGTGACGGTGCTGCAGCCTGGAATATTCACTATCGCGCGGTCGAGCTGCAGGCGCAGGGACGAGAAATTTTCCTGCTGTCGATCGGCGATCCGGATTTCGACACCCCACTGCCGATCGTTCAGGCCGCCGTAGACAGTTTGCGCGCAGGCAATACTCATTACTCCGATGTGCGCGGCAGCCTTGGGTTGCGCCAAGCCATTGCCCGCTGGCAGATGCGCCACAGTGGCCAATCGGTCGATCCGCTGGACGTTGTCGTGCTCGCCGGTGCTCAATGTGCGCTGTACGGGGTTGCGCAGTGCCTGTTTGATGCGGGTGACGAGGTGATCGTCGCCGAACCCATGTACGTTACCTACGAGGCGGTGTTCGGGGCTTGCGCTGCCAAGATCGTGCCGGTGCCGGTGCGGCCTGAACAAGGATTTCGTGTCGATCCGGCCGATATAGCCGTGCGGGTGACACCGCGCACCCGTGCCTTGTTATTGAACAGTCCGCATAACCCTTCAGGCGCCAGTTTGCCGCCAAGCACCTGGGCGCATCTGTCGCGCCTGTGTCGAGAGCACGATCTATGGTTGATCAGCGATGAGGTCTACAGCGAACTGTTGTATGAAGGCGAGCACTTCAGCCCGGCCAGCCTGCCAGGCATGGCAGAGCGCTGCGTAACCATCAACAGCCTGTCCAAATCCCACGCCATGACCGGCTGGCGGGTGGGCTGGGCCATCGGCCCGCGGATGCTCTGTGAACATTTGAGCAACCTTGCATTGTGCATGCTCTACGGCCTGCCGGACTTTATCCTCGACGCCGCGCAAGTGGCCCTGGAGCAAGAGTGGCCGCAAATCGCTCAAATGCGCGATACCTACCGCGAGCGTCGTGATCGGGTTTGTGCATGTCTTGCCAATTGTCCTGGTATTCAGGTGCACAAGCCTGACGGCGGCATGTTCGTGATGATCGATATTCGTGCAACTGGCGTGTGCGCGCAGGTATTTGCCGAACATCTGCTGCAAGAACATGGCGTTGCCGTGCTTGCCGGGGATGCCTTCGGGCCGAGTGCGGCAGGGCACGTGCGTATTGGCCTGGTACTGGACAGTGAGCGCCTGGCGCTGGCCTGCCATCGTATCGCGCAGTGCGCGGCCCAGCTGCTCGAAGCGCAACCTTCAGTTGATCAGCGCCGCTGCCATGTTGATGGTGAAACCCAGAATGGCGGTGTTGAAGACAAACGCCACCAGTGA
- a CDS encoding DUF1345 domain-containing protein encodes MAFHRLTRSHPRLSIAALVGVLCGWLVPANGWVEHVLIGWNAGVWLYLVLILCLTLGASTEKVRKVAGIEDENAGLVLFTVSIAAIASLAAVILQLAVGAKLADGPTALQLAFTGFTVAGSWLLVGAIFSLHYAHLFYTAHEHTPLLRFTDGERSPDYWDFHYFSFTLSVAVQTSDVGVAGREMRRVVLAHSLVAFVFNTAILGFTINMAAALIN; translated from the coding sequence ATGGCTTTCCATCGACTCACCCGCAGCCACCCCCGCCTGAGTATTGCAGCCCTTGTCGGCGTCCTGTGCGGCTGGCTGGTGCCGGCCAACGGCTGGGTCGAGCACGTGTTGATCGGCTGGAATGCCGGCGTCTGGCTCTACCTGGTGCTGATCCTGTGCCTGACCCTGGGAGCCAGTACCGAGAAAGTACGCAAAGTCGCGGGCATCGAGGACGAAAACGCGGGCCTGGTGCTGTTCACCGTAAGCATCGCTGCCATCGCAAGCCTGGCAGCGGTGATCCTGCAACTGGCCGTCGGAGCCAAACTTGCCGATGGCCCTACCGCCCTGCAACTGGCTTTCACTGGCTTTACCGTCGCAGGGTCATGGCTGCTGGTCGGTGCCATCTTCAGCCTGCACTACGCCCACTTGTTCTACACCGCCCACGAACACACGCCCCTGCTGCGCTTTACCGACGGTGAGCGTAGCCCCGACTATTGGGACTTCCACTATTTCTCCTTCACCTTAAGTGTGGCAGTACAAACCTCGGATGTCGGCGTGGCCGGTCGCGAAATGCGTCGGGTGGTGCTGGCTCATTCACTGGTGGCGTTTGTCTTCAACACCGCCATTCTGGGTTTCACCATCAACATGGCAGCGGCGCTGATCAACTGA
- the xerC gene encoding tyrosine recombinase XerC, with protein sequence MSDSLQNPLLQYLARLAPSSQLTMKYILQDAADRLGFEDCDISDVPWYQLEPGHVMALVAALRADGYAPNTSSLYVNAVRGVMNEAWRLGLISQDQLLRIRTVKPAQGVRLPSGRNLKRSLIRELMDACAADPRPQGLRDAAVIALLYGTGMRKSESVNLDLNQVDFNERSLQVLGKGNKQLIKYAPTWAFEKLNAWLAFRRDHLPEGQADDDFLFNRIRRGSHITRERITKHAIYYIARQRGTQVGVKIMPHDFRRSFITRVIEEHDLSIAQKLAHHTNIQTTANYDMRDDNERRRAVDRYDY encoded by the coding sequence TTGTCCGATTCACTGCAAAATCCGTTGCTGCAATACCTCGCTCGCCTGGCGCCTTCCAGTCAATTGACCATGAAGTACATTCTTCAGGATGCCGCTGATCGTCTGGGCTTTGAGGATTGCGACATCAGCGATGTGCCTTGGTACCAGCTCGAACCGGGGCATGTCATGGCACTGGTAGCAGCTTTGCGTGCCGATGGCTACGCCCCCAATACCTCATCGTTGTATGTCAATGCGGTGCGTGGGGTGATGAACGAAGCCTGGCGCCTGGGACTGATCAGTCAGGACCAGCTGTTGCGCATTCGTACTGTCAAGCCGGCGCAAGGCGTGCGTCTGCCCAGCGGGCGCAACCTCAAGCGCAGCCTGATTCGAGAATTGATGGATGCCTGTGCGGCAGACCCACGACCGCAAGGGCTGCGCGATGCGGCGGTAATCGCTTTGCTTTATGGCACCGGCATGCGCAAGTCCGAGTCAGTGAACCTGGATTTGAATCAGGTAGATTTCAACGAACGCAGCCTGCAGGTGCTGGGCAAGGGCAACAAACAGCTGATCAAATATGCACCAACCTGGGCGTTCGAGAAACTCAATGCCTGGCTGGCCTTTCGTCGTGATCATCTACCTGAAGGCCAGGCTGACGATGACTTCCTGTTCAATCGCATCCGCCGGGGCAGTCACATCACCCGCGAGCGTATCACCAAGCATGCGATCTACTACATTGCCCGCCAGCGTGGCACCCAGGTCGGGGTGAAGATCATGCCGCACGATTTTCGACGCTCCTTCATCACTCGGGTCATCGAAGAACATGACCTGTCGATTGCGCAGAAGCTCGCGCATCACACCAACATCCAGACCACCGCCAACTACGACATGCGTGACGACAACGAGCGGCGCCGAGCGGTCGATCGGTACGATTACTGA
- a CDS encoding VOC family protein, whose amino-acid sequence MAVKPIPEGQHSITPYLGIKDAGKAIEFYKAAFGAVEMFRLEGPDGRIGHAELKIGDSSLMLADPCDMEGGLTSSQSLNGAAIGLHLYVEDVDARFAQAINVGATQVRAVENQFYGDRSGTLKDPFGNLWFVSSHVEDVSVEEIRARAAKLFGA is encoded by the coding sequence ATGGCCGTCAAACCAATCCCCGAAGGACAACACAGCATCACCCCTTACCTGGGCATCAAGGATGCCGGCAAGGCCATCGAGTTCTACAAGGCTGCATTCGGTGCGGTCGAAATGTTTCGCCTGGAAGGCCCGGATGGCCGCATCGGTCATGCGGAACTCAAGATCGGCGATTCATCGCTGATGCTGGCCGACCCTTGCGACATGGAAGGTGGCTTGACCAGCAGTCAATCGCTCAATGGCGCAGCGATTGGCCTGCACCTGTACGTCGAGGATGTCGATGCCCGTTTTGCTCAAGCCATCAACGTCGGTGCCACACAAGTCAGAGCCGTGGAAAACCAGTTTTACGGTGACCGCAGCGGCACCTTGAAAGACCCGTTTGGCAATCTCTGGTTCGTATCCTCCCACGTCGAGGATGTCTCGGTGGAGGAGATCCGTGCCCGCGCCGCCAAGCTGTTCGGGGCATAG